A region from the Paraburkholderia youngii genome encodes:
- a CDS encoding zinc-binding alcohol dehydrogenase family protein, with the protein MKAIVYAQAGLPIDDARALYEVEVPRPEPGPRDLLVKIEAISVNPVDSKLRLGVQPGGPRILGWDAVGTVEAIGAEVSTFKPGDAVWYAGDMTRPGSYAEYSTVDERIAGHRPVTLPVAQAAALPLTAITAWELLFERLKIAEGGASGESLLVIGASGGVGSILVQLARKLTDLTVCGTASRPTTQAWVRELGAHHVIDHGKPLRPQLLELGIEQVDHVISLSHTDLYYEQIVDLLKPQGQLALIDDPSALDAMPLKRKSISLHWEFMFTRSMFRTIDMGKQQQLLNRVAALIDQGVLRTTLGEHAGTINADNLRKAHALLETNKAVGKIVLEGF; encoded by the coding sequence ATGAAAGCAATCGTTTATGCTCAGGCGGGGCTGCCTATCGATGACGCGCGAGCACTGTATGAGGTCGAGGTGCCGAGACCTGAGCCCGGTCCGCGCGATCTGCTCGTTAAAATCGAAGCGATTTCGGTCAATCCCGTCGACAGCAAATTGCGCCTTGGCGTGCAGCCTGGCGGTCCGCGCATCCTCGGTTGGGATGCCGTCGGAACGGTCGAAGCCATTGGCGCCGAGGTATCGACGTTCAAGCCGGGCGACGCGGTCTGGTATGCGGGGGACATGACGCGTCCCGGCAGCTACGCCGAATACAGCACCGTCGACGAGCGCATAGCCGGCCATCGGCCAGTTACGCTTCCCGTCGCCCAGGCGGCCGCACTGCCGCTCACCGCTATCACGGCGTGGGAACTGCTGTTCGAGCGTCTCAAGATCGCAGAAGGCGGTGCGAGCGGCGAGAGCCTGCTTGTCATAGGCGCGAGCGGTGGTGTTGGATCGATCCTCGTGCAGTTGGCGAGGAAGCTGACAGATCTGACCGTGTGCGGCACCGCCTCACGCCCGACCACGCAAGCGTGGGTACGCGAACTCGGCGCCCATCACGTCATTGATCACGGCAAACCGTTGCGCCCGCAATTGCTCGAGTTGGGTATCGAACAGGTCGACCACGTCATCAGTTTGTCGCACACAGATCTCTACTACGAGCAAATCGTCGATTTGCTGAAACCGCAAGGCCAGCTCGCACTCATCGACGACCCATCCGCGCTCGATGCAATGCCGCTCAAGCGCAAGTCGATTTCTCTCCACTGGGAATTCATGTTCACGCGCTCGATGTTTCGTACGATCGACATGGGGAAGCAGCAGCAGTTGCTAAATCGCGTGGCCGCCCTGATCGACCAAGGTGTGCTCAGGACAACGCTAGGCGAACATGCTGGCACTATCAACGCCGACAACTTGAGAAAAGCTCACGCGTTACTGGAGACAAATAAGGCGGTGGGGAAGATTGTGCTGGAAGGCTTCTGA
- a CDS encoding alpha/beta fold hydrolase codes for MSATHASDVETRFVDVSGIRYAMRRFGNRNGGLPLLCLQHFTGTLDNWDPAIVDALAEDREVILFENAGVGRSTGAVPATIAEMAAHAIRFMDALELPKVHILGFSLGGFLAQEIAIAVPDRVASIILSGSAPEGGKGAGMDRPELVAIYTDSAMPMNEKLKRLFFPDTPQGHAAAAAFINRLDARQSDRDLPPGPEVAGTQLQAMIAWANWQGDLRQKLAKINHPVLVTNGDNDAMIPTQNSIVLAEALPNATLILYPNAGHGALFQYAQTYVAHVREFLRGQ; via the coding sequence ATGAGCGCCACACATGCATCAGACGTGGAAACCCGCTTTGTCGACGTATCCGGCATCCGGTATGCAATGCGCCGGTTCGGCAATCGCAACGGCGGACTACCCCTGCTTTGCTTGCAGCACTTCACCGGCACGCTTGACAACTGGGACCCGGCGATCGTCGATGCGCTCGCCGAAGACCGTGAGGTCATCCTCTTCGAGAACGCCGGCGTGGGCCGTTCAACCGGAGCGGTTCCCGCAACCATTGCCGAGATGGCGGCTCACGCCATACGCTTCATGGACGCGCTCGAGTTGCCCAAAGTCCACATCCTCGGTTTCTCGCTGGGTGGCTTTCTCGCCCAGGAAATCGCCATCGCCGTGCCGGATCGCGTGGCAAGCATCATCCTCTCGGGCAGCGCGCCCGAAGGCGGAAAAGGCGCGGGCATGGACCGGCCCGAACTGGTCGCGATCTACACCGACAGCGCCATGCCGATGAACGAGAAACTCAAGCGTCTGTTCTTTCCCGATACGCCGCAAGGCCACGCTGCCGCGGCTGCGTTTATCAACCGTCTCGACGCTCGCCAAAGCGATCGCGATCTGCCACCAGGTCCTGAAGTGGCAGGGACGCAATTGCAGGCCATGATTGCCTGGGCGAACTGGCAAGGCGACTTGCGCCAGAAGCTTGCGAAGATCAACCATCCGGTGCTCGTCACCAACGGCGACAACGACGCGATGATCCCCACGCAAAACAGCATCGTGCTGGCGGAAGCTCTGCCAAACGCAACGCTGATCCTCTATCCGAACGCTGGCCATGGCGCTTTGTTCCAGTACGCGCAGACCTACGTCGCGCACGTACGCGAGTTTCTGCGCGGTCAATAA
- a CDS encoding alcohol dehydrogenase produces MTQPATYRAALATGPGKLEIVERRVPQPHYGQVRIRVEACGVCHSDSATVEKAKAGSAAARVPGHEVVGRIEALGEGVQGWSLGQRVGVGFLAGEDGSCPSCRNGDHVNCENPVITGMTVDGGYAEIMLAEARGLVRVPEELDAAQAAPLLCAGLTTFNALRNAGARPGDVVAIHGLGGLGHLAVQFANNMGFHTVAIARGADKASLARELGAHRYIDAKTENVAEVLRSLGGAKVVLATAPTGPGMSETVPGLSPRGKLVVVAIASEPITVNAIDLVFGGRAVVGALTGTVADNEQTLAFAQLRNIRPLIETFPLDQAQAAYDHMMRGNARFRAVLVMNPQHSGANA; encoded by the coding sequence ATGACCCAACCAGCAACTTATCGCGCCGCGCTGGCCACTGGCCCCGGCAAACTTGAGATCGTCGAGCGTCGGGTTCCGCAACCGCACTACGGACAGGTTCGCATTCGCGTCGAGGCGTGCGGCGTCTGCCACTCCGATAGCGCCACCGTGGAGAAAGCCAAGGCGGGGAGCGCCGCGGCGCGGGTGCCCGGACACGAGGTCGTGGGACGCATCGAGGCGCTTGGTGAGGGCGTGCAAGGGTGGTCACTCGGCCAACGCGTAGGCGTGGGGTTTCTCGCGGGTGAGGACGGAAGCTGCCCCTCATGCCGCAACGGAGATCACGTCAATTGCGAGAACCCGGTCATCACCGGCATGACAGTCGACGGTGGCTACGCCGAGATTATGCTCGCGGAAGCACGCGGCCTCGTTCGTGTGCCGGAGGAACTGGATGCTGCGCAAGCTGCCCCGCTGCTGTGCGCAGGACTCACGACCTTCAACGCGCTGCGTAACGCGGGGGCTCGCCCCGGCGACGTGGTGGCGATCCACGGCCTTGGCGGCCTCGGCCATCTGGCCGTGCAGTTTGCGAACAATATGGGCTTCCACACTGTCGCCATTGCACGTGGTGCCGACAAGGCTTCTCTCGCGCGCGAACTCGGTGCCCATCGCTACATCGATGCCAAGACCGAAAACGTGGCGGAGGTCCTTCGCAGTCTAGGCGGAGCGAAGGTCGTGCTTGCCACCGCGCCCACGGGCCCGGGCATGTCGGAGACCGTACCCGGCCTGTCGCCTCGCGGCAAGCTGGTCGTCGTGGCGATCGCCAGCGAACCCATTACGGTAAATGCGATTGACCTCGTGTTCGGCGGCCGCGCAGTCGTGGGCGCGCTGACCGGCACCGTCGCAGACAACGAACAAACGCTCGCGTTCGCGCAACTGCGCAACATTCGCCCGCTGATCGAGACCTTCCCGCTGGATCAAGCCCAAGCGGCATACGACCACATGATGCGCGGGAATGCACGCTTCCGCGCAGTCCTTGTAATGAACCCCCAACATTCCGGAGCCAATGCATGA
- a CDS encoding alpha/beta fold hydrolase, translating to MTKTLANDSPSSHSATQFADLPGRRLAYRRFGSGRPIVLCVRFRGTMDSWDPLFLDSLVAQGFEVTVFDYSGLGQSTGERTYHPASLARDAIELITALGIRRVIIAGWSVGGMAAQIVLAQAPQLVSHAVLIATTPPGPLSRTGEPLFYTLAKRENDFEDFVSLFFEPTSPASRTAAEASSMRLAARQSDVSPQVPWQWAAEQLGEGPKNPAFPADAVLQALKTTSIPVLHLGGDHDIVFPVENWYALNGQLPTLQLITFPRSGHGPHLQFPHAAAMHIAAFVE from the coding sequence ATGACCAAAACTCTTGCCAACGATTCCCCTTCGAGCCACTCTGCGACTCAGTTTGCCGATTTACCGGGCCGTAGACTCGCCTATCGACGCTTTGGCAGCGGCAGGCCCATCGTGCTCTGCGTGCGCTTCCGGGGCACGATGGACTCCTGGGATCCCTTGTTCCTCGATAGCCTCGTGGCACAGGGATTCGAGGTCACCGTCTTCGACTACAGCGGTCTCGGGCAATCCACGGGCGAGCGAACCTATCATCCTGCTTCGCTCGCGCGTGACGCGATTGAGCTGATTACTGCACTTGGAATCAGGCGCGTGATCATCGCTGGATGGTCGGTCGGCGGAATGGCGGCGCAGATCGTCCTGGCGCAAGCCCCACAGCTCGTGAGCCACGCCGTGCTCATCGCGACCACGCCGCCCGGCCCACTGTCCAGGACAGGCGAACCTTTGTTCTATACGCTCGCCAAGCGCGAAAACGACTTCGAGGACTTCGTCAGCCTCTTCTTCGAGCCGACTTCGCCAGCCAGCCGGACGGCCGCCGAAGCATCGTCGATGCGGCTCGCGGCTCGGCAATCCGATGTTAGCCCTCAGGTACCCTGGCAGTGGGCGGCAGAACAACTAGGCGAGGGCCCGAAAAACCCGGCCTTCCCGGCGGATGCCGTACTCCAGGCGTTGAAAACCACTTCGATTCCCGTCTTGCACCTCGGCGGTGACCACGACATCGTTTTTCCGGTCGAAAACTGGTACGCCCTCAACGGCCAACTGCCGACACTGCAACTGATCACATTTCCACGCTCGGGGCACGGACCTCATCTTCAGTTCCCACACGCTGCGGCAATGCACATCGCCGCATTTGTGGAATAA
- a CDS encoding GlxA family transcriptional regulator yields the protein MHRIGYFLTDGFQVMAIGTQTVFEIANVVARERLYSVTNYSLAGGETRASLGVSVITQKADSTTVADTWMVSGVVDPTGRSTAPEELRFLNEASVRSRRTAGLCTGAFVLGEAGLLDGRRVTTHWAFAKALQARCPDARVEADRIFIVDGAIWTSAGLTAAMDLALGMVEKDRGPEFANSVARALVMHHRRSGGQSQHSQMLALAPKSDRIQMALEYARVNLSKPLRVDDLAKAAHLSTRQFGRIFLSETGESPAKAIERLRLEAAKHMVEQGRHSLEVIARETGFRDRRHLREVFVRGYGVAPQALRRDARSNEASEPIEQI from the coding sequence ATGCATCGAATCGGCTATTTTTTGACGGACGGCTTCCAGGTCATGGCGATCGGGACACAAACTGTTTTCGAAATCGCCAATGTGGTGGCACGCGAGCGGCTTTATAGCGTCACGAATTACTCTCTCGCCGGTGGGGAGACCCGAGCCTCGCTAGGAGTGTCCGTCATAACTCAAAAGGCAGACTCGACGACCGTGGCTGACACGTGGATGGTCAGCGGTGTGGTGGACCCCACTGGCCGCTCCACCGCTCCGGAAGAACTCCGGTTTTTGAATGAAGCTTCGGTGCGCTCGCGCCGCACCGCGGGCCTTTGTACCGGTGCATTTGTGCTTGGCGAAGCCGGTCTGCTTGACGGGCGGCGCGTGACGACACATTGGGCGTTCGCAAAGGCGCTGCAGGCGCGCTGCCCCGACGCTCGCGTTGAGGCGGACCGGATCTTTATCGTCGATGGCGCGATATGGACTTCGGCTGGACTAACTGCCGCGATGGATCTTGCTCTCGGTATGGTGGAAAAGGACCGCGGCCCGGAGTTCGCAAACTCGGTCGCCCGAGCGCTCGTCATGCATCATCGGAGATCAGGTGGCCAGTCGCAGCATTCACAAATGCTTGCGCTCGCACCAAAATCGGACAGGATTCAAATGGCGCTCGAATATGCGCGCGTAAACCTGTCGAAGCCCCTGCGTGTTGACGACCTGGCAAAGGCAGCACATCTCAGTACACGGCAGTTCGGCCGTATTTTCCTTTCGGAAACAGGGGAGTCTCCCGCTAAGGCTATCGAGCGACTTCGCCTTGAAGCGGCGAAACATATGGTAGAGCAGGGCCGACATTCCCTGGAAGTCATCGCCCGTGAAACAGGATTTCGCGACAGGCGCCATCTGCGTGAAGTATTTGTCCGAGGATACGGTGTGGCGCCCCAGGCGTTGAGGAGGGACGCTCGTAGCAATGAAGCGTCTGAGCCTATTGAGCAAATTTAA
- a CDS encoding alpha/beta fold hydrolase: MPYVTTKDNVEIFYKDWGPKDAQPIVFHHGWPLSSDDWDAQMLFFVQKSYRVVAHDRRGHGRSSQVSEGHDMDHYAADAFAVAEALDLRNAVHIGHSTGGGEVARYVAKHGEPAGRVAKAVLVSAVPPLMLKTEANPEGLPIEVFDGFRKALADNRAQFFLDVPAGPFYGFNRAGATVHQGVIQNWWRQGMMGGAKAHYEGIKAFSETDQTEDLKAITVPTLVLHGEDDQIVPIGDAALKSIKLLKNGTLKTYPGFSHGMLTINADTLNADLLAFVQS; encoded by the coding sequence ATGCCGTACGTCACTACGAAGGACAACGTCGAAATTTTCTACAAGGACTGGGGCCCCAAGGATGCGCAGCCCATCGTCTTCCATCACGGCTGGCCTTTGTCTTCGGACGACTGGGACGCTCAAATGCTCTTCTTCGTCCAGAAAAGCTACCGCGTTGTTGCGCATGACCGGCGCGGCCACGGACGGTCGTCGCAGGTCTCCGAAGGGCACGACATGGACCATTACGCCGCGGACGCGTTTGCCGTGGCCGAAGCGCTCGACCTTCGCAATGCGGTGCATATTGGTCACTCAACCGGCGGTGGCGAGGTGGCACGTTACGTAGCGAAGCATGGTGAACCCGCAGGGCGTGTCGCGAAGGCCGTTCTAGTGAGCGCGGTCCCTCCGCTCATGCTCAAGACCGAAGCGAATCCCGAAGGCTTGCCCATCGAAGTTTTCGACGGCTTCCGCAAGGCCCTCGCCGACAATCGCGCTCAATTCTTCCTCGACGTTCCGGCGGGTCCTTTTTATGGGTTCAACCGTGCCGGCGCAACGGTGCACCAAGGCGTGATCCAGAACTGGTGGCGGCAAGGGATGATGGGTGGCGCAAAAGCGCACTACGAAGGCATCAAGGCATTTTCGGAGACGGACCAAACCGAAGACCTGAAGGCCATCACCGTCCCGACGCTCGTTCTGCATGGCGAAGACGATCAGATCGTACCCATCGGCGATGCGGCGCTTAAGTCCATCAAGTTGCTCAAGAACGGCACGCTCAAGACCTACCCCGGCTTCTCGCACGGCATGCTGACAATCAACGCGGATACCCTTAACGCAGATTTGCTGGCGTTCGTGCAATCCTAA
- a CDS encoding putative quinol monooxygenase, protein MTAKIIVATIAAAPEHAATVMQALEEAVRAVREEPGCEQYDLHRDTNDPNRFVMIERWSDAGALAQHANAPAFRKLASTLEGRATLEVSHLVRIA, encoded by the coding sequence ATGACTGCCAAGATCATCGTTGCCACTATTGCCGCGGCGCCCGAGCATGCCGCTACCGTTATGCAGGCACTTGAAGAAGCGGTACGCGCCGTGCGGGAAGAGCCCGGCTGCGAACAGTACGATCTTCATCGCGATACGAACGACCCCAACCGCTTCGTCATGATCGAGCGCTGGAGCGATGCCGGCGCGCTTGCACAACACGCAAATGCACCCGCGTTCAGAAAACTCGCGAGCACGCTGGAGGGCCGCGCGACGCTCGAAGTCTCGCATCTCGTCAGGATTGCATGA
- a CDS encoding glycine betaine ABC transporter substrate-binding protein, with amino-acid sequence MILGFSRFSVEIVQQYGLDPLGYHLETGTKEAYYGRFEAAVAEGAWIVVPLWKPQFLHYRYRIRELAEPRGLLRGSDRATLIAHEDCVARISPTLVETLTKLNLANDVVSELDFLICREGKSPLEAADIWLDRV; translated from the coding sequence GTGATTCTCGGATTCAGCCGCTTCTCCGTGGAGATCGTGCAGCAGTACGGACTCGACCCGCTAGGCTATCACTTGGAAACCGGAACCAAGGAGGCGTACTACGGCCGTTTCGAGGCAGCCGTCGCAGAGGGCGCTTGGATCGTAGTGCCGCTTTGGAAGCCGCAGTTTCTCCACTATCGCTACCGGATCCGCGAGCTAGCGGAACCCCGAGGTCTATTGCGCGGCAGTGACCGGGCGACCCTCATCGCGCATGAGGACTGCGTTGCGCGCATCTCGCCAACGCTAGTCGAGACACTGACCAAGCTAAATCTCGCCAACGATGTGGTGAGTGAACTCGATTTTCTTATCTGCCGCGAAGGCAAATCTCCGCTCGAAGCCGCGGACATCTGGCTGGATCGCGTATGA
- a CDS encoding helix-turn-helix domain-containing protein encodes MQRVSVKLDDSGHLAAIGATVRARRQEFGVSQEALAHATGIDRSHMGRIERGERNLSILNLIRIADALDISPSRLLKAAGL; translated from the coding sequence ATGCAAAGGGTATCGGTCAAACTGGACGATTCGGGACATCTGGCGGCCATCGGCGCGACAGTGCGCGCGCGCCGTCAGGAATTCGGGGTCTCCCAGGAAGCGCTTGCCCACGCAACTGGAATCGATCGAAGTCATATGGGGCGAATCGAGCGCGGGGAGCGCAATCTGTCGATCCTTAACCTCATCCGGATTGCTGATGCGCTGGACATTTCGCCATCTAGGCTTCTCAAGGCGGCTGGTCTTTGA